A stretch of the Vigna radiata var. radiata cultivar VC1973A chromosome 7, Vradiata_ver6, whole genome shotgun sequence genome encodes the following:
- the LOC106768343 gene encoding uncharacterized protein LOC106768343: MSKKNLCKPFYFLLRRSLTSFPQHFTSNFPPHIKLSLLHHASPHHPPPRAPTFDFNCSPGFSXKTLCSKSXVEIQSGCWNCHAAPHSAPFLVCDSXRCIQPVDGSTDYFEIFGVERKYDQEGENLEVKYKEWQKKLHPDLVHSKSQKERDFAAEQSARVIDAYRTLSKPLSRGIYLLKLNGVEIDEEQTISDPELLTEILEIREAVEEATNGDALNRILSQMQEKLQNCSNTLGHAFQNQNFEEAKLAIRRMTYYSRVIDEVIKKL; the protein is encoded by the exons ATGTCCAAGAAGAACCTCTGCAAgcccttttattttcttttgcggCGCTCTTTAACTTCATTTCCGCAGCACTTCACTTCCAATTTTCCTCCTCACATTAAActctctcttcttcatcatgCATCACCTCACCATCCTCCTCCTCGCGCTCCCACCTTCGATTTCAACTGTTCTCCCGGGTTTTCCTNNAAAACTTTATGCTCTAAATCTNCCGTGGAAATCCAAAGTGGGTGCTGGAATTGCCATGCTGCCCCTCATTCCGCNCCTTTCCTCGTATGCGACTCGTGNCGGTGCATTCAACCCGTCGATGGTTCCACCGACTATTTTGAGATATTTGGGGT gGAGAGGAAGTATGATCAAGAAGGTGAGAATTTGGAGGTCAAGTACAAAGAGTGGCAAAAGAAGCTGCATCCTGATTTAGTACATTCAAAATCTCAG AAAGAAAGGGATTTTGCTGCTGAACAATCTGCAAGGGTGATTGATGCGTACCGTACACTTAGCAAGCCTTTGTCAAGAGGAATTTACTTG CTGAAGCTTAATGGAGTAGAAATTGATGAAGAGCAGACAATATCAGATCCAGAACTACTGACAGAG ATTCTTGAAATCAGGGAAGCAGTTGAAGAAGCTACAAATGGGGATGCTTTGAATCGCATTCTGTCCCAG ATGCAGGAGAAGCTGCAAAATTGCTCTAATACCTTAGGTCATGCTTTTCAAAACCAGAATTTTGAGGAAGCAAAATTGGCAATCAGGAGAATGACTTACTATAGTCGTGTAATTGATGAAGTCATAAAGAAGCTTTGA